In Populus alba chromosome 1, ASM523922v2, whole genome shotgun sequence, a single window of DNA contains:
- the LOC118036017 gene encoding uncharacterized protein codes for MDRNPGKGMTDQQKNYEQVRYNNMEARNEGLGSVNQRFFHDPSANINTNMRPPDYNMSIGARPVHNYSIQTGEEFALEFMRERVNPRQQLFPNAYVDPNSTTSYMELKGILGISHSGSESGPDISTISTVEKARNQEFDRKGSSVHEDQSYYDPARPVPQTSSRNDSSRGIHGYTSSGASDSSSSKVKFLCSFGGTILPRPSDGKLRYVGGETRIIRISKNISWQELMQKTLAIYNESHTIKYQLPGEDLDALVSVSCDEDLQNMMEECNVSEDGGSKKPRMFLFSSTDLEDSQFGLGSGEGDNSEIQYVVAVNGMDLGSRKNSINLVSASGNNLDELLSLNVERGSSGVAAELTGSNAPSSAVNMLPSTTQSSQPVLTSSSSAQESNSQPYHGQKMHHGDASQHPVSSMQPMQSFPQMDEKGTNPLPVPIQYGFGSHLPIHAMAGENLMGVPFRMYPTQQGVLAEEKPYNGFHVQNAEASVTDAKLKRESSGQKINEPEKVQTLDKEARIKESKMKRDDSLQKLNETVKIQAVENDTVSLHPYDSSIPNYTSREEVLVANSTPEVGSGLLLMKNNKSPHEPVLNSMSTEIVTEGIKNNGDDHFHSSGDPFAPGYGGSEADPTDFSYFEPSVAPHRVFHSERIPREQAELNRLSKSEDSFDPQIIITQARSGCSQPVIESIDKLHEGNVASQTDQPHSSAKLCYAKPQTVEDGLARFEKYKEFADNISTVNPSIAQGLGSNVQKSESRRVVFNPVDDYEGFQVKGNYTDLSINDNETVGLTHPTASQGTSSKHPEDPALGPPEYERTETVSDNNNGNNTKVNVQPLAWAESPVRAVSEGDPSIGVGTPEKKDIRIDINDRFRPDILSDIFSQAKIHENVVSPIVDGAGLSLNMENHDPKHWSYFRNLQDQFVRKDFSLIDQDHLGYSSSLTNDEGGTLIDYSYPPLKSAGVTLPHIEEDVQQETSGVVGPNTMDSHADYGHFELKETESAQLDGVNARIPESEYEGGKLDIRNTGAHLVDLSPGEFDISTLQIIKNEDLEELKELGSGTFGTVFHGKWRGTDVAIKRIKKSCFTGRSSEQERLTVEFWREAEILSKLHHPNVVAFYGVVQDGPGGTLATVAEFMVNGSLRHVLLSKDRHLDHRKRLIIAMDAAFGMEYLHSKNIVHFDLKCDNLLVNLKDPLRPICKVGDFGLSKIKRNTLVTGGVRGTLPWMAPELLNGSSSKVSEKVDVFSFGIVLWEILTGEEPYANMHYGAIIGGIVNNTLRPPVPSFCDSEWRLLMEQCWAPDPLARPSFTEITRRLRDMSAACQTKQIPK; via the exons ATGGACAGGAATCCGGGAAAAGGCATGACAGATCAGCAGAAAAACTATGAACAAGTTCGATATAATAACATGGAAGCTAGAAATGAAGGGCTGGGGTCTGTAAACCAAAGGTTTTTCCATGATCCATCAGCTAATATTAATACTAACATGCGACCTCCTGACTACAACATGTCAATTGGAGCTAGGCCTGTGCACAATTACTCCATTCAGACTGGTGAGGAATTCGCTCTTGAATTTATGCGGGAGAGGGTGAACCCCAGGCAACAGCTCTTTCCAAATGCTTATGTTGATCCTAATAGCACAACTAGCTATATGGAACTAAAGGGCATATTGGGAATATCTCATTCGGGTTCGGAAAGTGGGCCTGACATCTCTACAATAAGCACAGTAGAAAAAGCCCGGAACCAGGAGTTTGACCGGAAGGGATCTTCTGTGCATGAAGACCAAAGTTATTATGATCCTGCCCGACCGGTACCACAAACCTCATCAAGAAATGACAGCAGTCGAGGAATTCATGGTTATACATCTTCAGGAGCCTCTGATAGTTCATCATCAAAGGTGAAGTTTCTCTGCAGCTTCGGTGGTACAATTTTGCCCCGTCCAAGTGATGGAAAGCTGAGATATGTTGGGGGTGAAACACGCATTATCCGGATAAGCAAGAATATTTCCTGGCAGGAGCTTATGCAGAAAACTTTGGCAATTTACAATGAATCTCACACTATAAAATATCAGCTTCCCGGTGAAGATCTTGACGCTTTGGTTTCTGTATCCTGTGATGAGGATCTTCAGAACATGATGGAAGAATGCAATGTATCAGAAGATGGGGGATCAAAGAAGCCTAGGATGTTCTTGTTTTCTAGCACTGATCTAGAGGACTCCCAATTTGGCCTGGGAAGTGGAGAGGGTGACAATTCTGAGATTCAATATGTTGTTGCTGTAAATGGTATGGACTTGGGTTCAAGGAAGAATTCAATTAATCTGGTAAGCGCATCGGGGAACAATTTGGATGAGTTACTCAGTCTTAATGTTGAGAGGGGCAGCAGTGGAGTTGCAGCTGAATTAACTGGAAGTAATGCTCCATCTTCAGCTGTTAATATGCTGCCTTCAACAACCCAATCTTCTCAACCAGTACTGACGAGTTCATCTAGTGCCCAAGAATCTAATTCACAGCCTTACCATGGCCAGAAGATGCATCATGGAGATGCCAGCCAGCATCCAGTGTCCTCCATGCAACCTATGCAGAGCTTCCCCCAGATGGATGAAAAGGGAACCAATCCATTGCCGGTCCCAATTCAGTATGGTTTTGGCTCACATCTCCCTATCCATGCAATGGCTGGGGAAAATCTAATGGGAGTGCCTTTCCGCATGTATCCAACTCAACAGGGGGTTTTGGCAGAAGAGAAACCGTACAATGGCTTTCATGTGCAAAATGCAGAAGCATCTGTAACGGATGCAAAACTGAAAAGAGAGAGCTCAGGACAGAAAATAAATGAACCTGAGAAAGTTCAAACCCTGGATAAGGAGGCAAGAATAAAGGAATCGAAAATGAAACGAGATGATTCACTCCAGAAGCTTAATGAAACTGTTAAAATTCAGGCAGTGGAAAATGATACTGTTTCCTTGCATCCATATGATAGTTCCATTCCAAATTATACTTCTAGAGAAGAAGTATTGGTTGCCAATTCAACACCAGAAGTAGGATCAGGTCTGCtgcttatgaaaaataataaaagcccCCATGAACCTGTACTGAATTCGATGTCCACTGAAATTGTGACTGAAGGGATAAAGAATAACGGGGATGACCATTTTCACTCATCTGGCGATCCATTTGCCCCAGGATATGGGGGTTCTGAGGCTGATCCAACAGATTTTAGCTACTTTGAACCATCTGTGGCTCCTCATCGGGTTTTTCATTCTGAGCGAATTCCCAGGGAGCAGGCAGAATTAAATCGCTTGTCAAAATCCGAGGATTCCTTTGATCCTCAGATTATAATAACTCAAGCACGTTCTGGTTGTTCTCAACCAGTTATAGAATCAATTGATAAGTTGCACGAAGGAAATGTGGCTTCCCAGACTGACCAGCCCCACTCATCTGCAAAATTGTGTTATGCAAAGCCTCAGACTGTTGAAGATGGACTTGCACGGTTTGAGAAGTATAAAGAATTTGCTGATAACATCAGTACAGTGAATCCCAGCATTGCTCAAGGTCTTGGGTCAAATGTGCAGAAATCTGAATCAAGACGTGTTGTTTTTAATCCAGTGGATGATTATGAAGGTTTCCAGGTTAAAGGCAACTATACTGATCTCTCTATCAATGATAACGAAACAGTTGGGTTGACACATCCAACAGCAAGTCAGGGAACTTCCAGTAAGCACCCAGAAGATCCTGCTTTGGGGCCTCCAGAGTATGAAAGAACTGAGACTGTTTCTGACAATAATAATGGGAACAACACTAAGGTGAATGTGCAGCCTTTGGCATGGGCAGAGAGCCCAGTTAGAGCTGTATCTGAGGGGGATCCCAGCATTGGCGTTGGCACTCCTGAGAAGAAAGACATACGAATCGATATAAATGACCGGTTTCGTCCTGATATCCTCTCTGATATTTTCTCACAAGCCAAAATCCATGAGAATGTGGTCAGTCCAATTGTTGATGGAGCGGGCTTGAGCTTGAACATGGAGAATCATGATCCGAAACACTGGTCTTACTTTCGGAACTTGCAAGATCAGTTTGTTAGGAAAGATTTTTCCCTTATAGACCAAGACCATCTGGGTTACTCATCCTCCCTTACAAATGATGAAGGAGGGACGCTCATTGATTATAGTTATCCACCTTTAAAGTCTGCTGGAGTTACCTTGCCTCACATTGAGGAAGATGTTCAACAAGAGACATCTGGTGTTGTTGGGCCGAACACCATGGATTCCCATGCAGATTATGGTCATTTCGAGCTGAAGGAAACTGAGAGTGCGCAATTGGATGGGGTGAATGCTAGAATACCAGAATCAGAGTATGAG GGTGGGAAGTTGGACATTCGAAACACTGGTGCACATCTTGTTGACCTTTCCCCAGGAGAGTTTGATATTAGCACCTTGCAg ATCATAAAAAATGAAGACCTGGAAGAGTTGAAAGAATTGGGGTCCGGCACTTTTGGTActgtttttcatggaaaatggAGAGGTACGGATGTTGCTATTAAGCGTATAAAAAAGAGCTGTTTCACAGGTCGTTCATCGGAACAAGAAAGATTG acCGTGGAGTTCTGGCGTGAAGCTGAAATTCTCTCAAAGCTTCACCACCCCAATGTAGTTGCATTTTATGGAGTGGTTCAGGATGGGCCAGGAGGAACACTTGCCACTGTGGCAGAGTTCATGGTAAATGGCTCTCTTAGACATGTTTTACTTAGCAAGGACAG GCATCTTGATCATCGTAAGCGTCTCATTATTGCAATGGATGCAGCTTTTGGAATGGAATATTTGCATTCAAAGAACATTGTGCATTTTGATTTGAAATGTGACAACTTGCTTGTCAACCTGAAAGATCCTTTACGACCTATTTGCAAG GTAGGTGATTTTGGTTTGTCAAAAATCAAAAGGAATACCTTGGTTACTGGTGGTGTAAGGGGAACTCTTCCATGGATGGCTCCAGAACTCCTGAATGGTAGCAGCAGTAAGGTTTCTGAAAAG GTTGATGTGTTCTCTTTTGGCATTGTCTTATGGGAGATTCTCACTGGTGAAGAGCCTTATGCCAATATGCATTACGGAGCAATCATAG GAGGCATAGTTAACAACACTCTGAGACCACCTGTACCGAGCTTTTGTGACTCTGAATGGAGATTGCTAATGGAGCAGTGTTGGGCACCTGATCCCTTGGCCCGCCCATCATTCACAGAGATTACCAGGCGCTTACGTGACATGTCAGCAGCATGTCAAACTAAACAGATACCCAAGTAG
- the LOC118036018 gene encoding elongation factor G-1, mitochondrial isoform X2 → MAQMEIPVEIEALVAEKRRELIETVSEVDDKLADAFLADESISTSDLEEAIRRATVAKKFVPVFMGSAFKNKGVQPLLDGVLSYLPCPLEVSNYALDQTKDEEKVVLSGTPDGPLVALAFKLEEGRFGQLTYLRIYEGVIRKGDFIVNVNTGKKIKVPRLVRMHSNEMEDIQEAHAGQIVAVFGVDCASGDTFTDGSVKYTMTSMNVPEPVMSLAIQPVSKDSGGQFSKALNRFQKEDPTFRVGLDPESAQTIISGMGELHLDIYVERIRREYKVDASVGKPRVNFRETITQRAEFDYLHKKQSGGQGQYGRVCGYIEPIPQGSMTKFEFDNMIVGQVIPSNFIPAIEKGFKEAANSGSLIGHPVENLRIALTDGAAHAVDSSELAFKLAAIYAFRQCYTAAKPVILEPVMLVELKVPTEFQGTVAGDINKRKGVIVGNDQDGDDSIITAHVPLNNMFGYSTALRSMTQGKGEFTMEYKEHSPVSQDVQMQLVNTYKASKTAE, encoded by the exons ATGGCTCAAATGG AAATACCGGTTGAGATTGAGGCCTTGGTTGCAGAAAAACGGCGTGAATTAATAGAAACAGTTTCTGAAGTTGATGATAAACTTGCAGATGCTTTTCTCGCAGATGAATCTATTTCAACCTCTGACCTTGAG GAGGCAATTCGCAGGGCCACTGTAGCAAAGAAATTTGTTCCTGTATTCATGGGCAGTGCATTCAAGAACAag GGAGTGCAGCCACTTTTAGATGGCGTGCTTAGCTATTTGCCTTGTCCCCTTGAAGTTAGTAACTATGCTCTTGACCAAACCAAGGATGAAGAGAAG GTTGTCTTGTCTGGAACTCCAGATGGACCACTCGTGGCATTGGCTTTTAAATTAGAAGAAGGGCGTTTTGGTCAGTTGACATATCTAAG AATCTACGAGGGTGTAATTCGCAAGGGTGATTTTATAGTTAATGTTAACACAGGCAAGAAGATCAAG GTTCCTCGCTTGGTTCGGATGCACTCTAATGAAATGGAG GACATTCAAGAGGCACATGCTGGGCAAATTGTTGCTGTATTTGGTGTTGATTGTGCTTCAG GTGATACTTTCACAGATGGATCAGTTAAATACACTATGACATCTATGAATGTCCCTGAGCCAGTTATGTCACTGGCCATTCAACCAGTTTCAAAAGATTCCGGAGGACAA TTTTCAAAAGCTTTGAATCGTTTTCAGAAAGAGGATCCCACTTTCCGTGTTGGCTTGGATCCTGAGAGTGCTCAG ACCATAATTTCTGGAATGGGAGAGTTGCATTTGGACATATATGTGGAACGGATTAGGAGAGAGTACAAG GTTGATGCAAGTGTTGGGAAACCTCGTGTGAACTTCAGGGAAACCATTACTCAGCGTGCTGAATTTGATTATTTACATAAGAAGCAAAGTGGAGGGCAAGGACAATATGGACGAGTATGCGG GTACATCGAGCCAATTCCACAAGGGTCAATGACTAAGTTCGAGTTTGATAACATGATCGTGGGACAGGTTATACCATCAAATTTTATTCCTGCAATCGAGAAGGGCTTCAAAGAAGCTGCCAATTC TGGTTCTTTAATAGGGCACCCGGTAGAAAATCTTCGAATTGCTTTGACTGATGGTGCTGCCCATGCTGTGGATTCTAGCGAACTTGCATTTAAATTAGCAGCAATATATGCCTTTAGACAG TGTTACACTGCTGCAAAACCTGTGATACTGGAACCTGTAATGCTGGTGGAACTGAAAGTACCAACAGAGTTTCAGGGTACAGTTGCAGGTGACATTAACAA GAGGAAAGGTGTGATTGTTGGAAATGATCAGGATGGGGATGACTCTATCATAACAGCCCAT GTGCCTTTGAACAATATGTTTGGTTACTCGACTGCTCTACGTTCAATGACGCAG GGGAAAGGGGAATTCACAATGGAATATAAAGAACATTCACCTGTTTCTCAGGATGTGCAAATGCAATTGGTAAACACCTACAAGGCCAGCAAGACAGCTGAATAG
- the LOC118036018 gene encoding elongation factor G-1, mitochondrial isoform X1, translated as MTRFQNGSRLLSYTFSRSKTTSSVSPTTALLQGNFQIQHSRHFSNLASATTKEEKEPCWKDSMERLRNIGISAHIDSGKTTLTERILYYTGRIHEIHEVRGRDGVGAKMDSMDLEREKGITIQSAATYCTWNGYQVNIIDTPGHVDFTIEVERALRVLDGAILVLCSVGGVQSQSITVDRQMRRYEVPRLAFINKLDRMGADPWKVLNQARSKLRHHSAAVQVPIGLEDDFQGLIDLVKMKAYYFNGSNGEKIVTAEIPVEIEALVAEKRRELIETVSEVDDKLADAFLADESISTSDLEEAIRRATVAKKFVPVFMGSAFKNKGVQPLLDGVLSYLPCPLEVSNYALDQTKDEEKVVLSGTPDGPLVALAFKLEEGRFGQLTYLRIYEGVIRKGDFIVNVNTGKKIKVPRLVRMHSNEMEDIQEAHAGQIVAVFGVDCASGDTFTDGSVKYTMTSMNVPEPVMSLAIQPVSKDSGGQFSKALNRFQKEDPTFRVGLDPESAQTIISGMGELHLDIYVERIRREYKVDASVGKPRVNFRETITQRAEFDYLHKKQSGGQGQYGRVCGYIEPIPQGSMTKFEFDNMIVGQVIPSNFIPAIEKGFKEAANSGSLIGHPVENLRIALTDGAAHAVDSSELAFKLAAIYAFRQCYTAAKPVILEPVMLVELKVPTEFQGTVAGDINKRKGVIVGNDQDGDDSIITAHVPLNNMFGYSTALRSMTQGKGEFTMEYKEHSPVSQDVQMQLVNTYKASKTAE; from the exons ATGACCCGATTCCAAAATGGATCACGCCTCCTCTCCTACACCTTCTCCCGCTCCAAAACGACGTCGTCAGTGTCTCCAACCACCGCTCTCCTCCAGGGCAACTTCCAAATCCAGCACTCTCGCCACTTCTCCAACCTCGCAAGCGCCAccacaaaagaagaaaaggagccATGTTGGAAGGACTCGATGGAACGATTAAGAAATATTGGTATCTCAGCTCATATCGATTCCGGTAAAACCACACTCACTGAACGCATACTGTATTACACTGGTCGAATTCACGAGATTCATGAGGTTCGCGGCCGTGATGGCGTTGGGGCCAAGATGGATTCCATGGAtttggagagagagaaagggatcACTATTCAATCCGCTGCTACTTACTGCACTTGGAATGGATATCAG GTGAATATAATTGATACACCAGGACATGTAGATTTTACGATAGAGGTGGAGAGGGCACTGAGAGTGTTGGATGGTGCAATTCTGGTTTTGTGTAGTGTGGGTGGAGTGCAAAGCCAGTCTATTACTGTGGATAGGCAAATGAGGAGATACGAGGTGCCTAGGcttgcttttattaataaacTTGATCGAATGGGAGCTGATCCTTGGAAAGTTTTGAACCAG GCAAGGTCTAAACTAAGACATCATAGTGCAGCAGTTCAAGTTCCAATTGGGTTGGAAGATGATTTTCAAGGACTTATCGATCTTGTAAAGATGAAAGCGTATTATTTCAATGGCTCAAATGG TGAAAAAATTGTCACTGCAGAAATACCGGTTGAGATTGAGGCCTTGGTTGCAGAAAAACGGCGTGAATTAATAGAAACAGTTTCTGAAGTTGATGATAAACTTGCAGATGCTTTTCTCGCAGATGAATCTATTTCAACCTCTGACCTTGAG GAGGCAATTCGCAGGGCCACTGTAGCAAAGAAATTTGTTCCTGTATTCATGGGCAGTGCATTCAAGAACAag GGAGTGCAGCCACTTTTAGATGGCGTGCTTAGCTATTTGCCTTGTCCCCTTGAAGTTAGTAACTATGCTCTTGACCAAACCAAGGATGAAGAGAAG GTTGTCTTGTCTGGAACTCCAGATGGACCACTCGTGGCATTGGCTTTTAAATTAGAAGAAGGGCGTTTTGGTCAGTTGACATATCTAAG AATCTACGAGGGTGTAATTCGCAAGGGTGATTTTATAGTTAATGTTAACACAGGCAAGAAGATCAAG GTTCCTCGCTTGGTTCGGATGCACTCTAATGAAATGGAG GACATTCAAGAGGCACATGCTGGGCAAATTGTTGCTGTATTTGGTGTTGATTGTGCTTCAG GTGATACTTTCACAGATGGATCAGTTAAATACACTATGACATCTATGAATGTCCCTGAGCCAGTTATGTCACTGGCCATTCAACCAGTTTCAAAAGATTCCGGAGGACAA TTTTCAAAAGCTTTGAATCGTTTTCAGAAAGAGGATCCCACTTTCCGTGTTGGCTTGGATCCTGAGAGTGCTCAG ACCATAATTTCTGGAATGGGAGAGTTGCATTTGGACATATATGTGGAACGGATTAGGAGAGAGTACAAG GTTGATGCAAGTGTTGGGAAACCTCGTGTGAACTTCAGGGAAACCATTACTCAGCGTGCTGAATTTGATTATTTACATAAGAAGCAAAGTGGAGGGCAAGGACAATATGGACGAGTATGCGG GTACATCGAGCCAATTCCACAAGGGTCAATGACTAAGTTCGAGTTTGATAACATGATCGTGGGACAGGTTATACCATCAAATTTTATTCCTGCAATCGAGAAGGGCTTCAAAGAAGCTGCCAATTC TGGTTCTTTAATAGGGCACCCGGTAGAAAATCTTCGAATTGCTTTGACTGATGGTGCTGCCCATGCTGTGGATTCTAGCGAACTTGCATTTAAATTAGCAGCAATATATGCCTTTAGACAG TGTTACACTGCTGCAAAACCTGTGATACTGGAACCTGTAATGCTGGTGGAACTGAAAGTACCAACAGAGTTTCAGGGTACAGTTGCAGGTGACATTAACAA GAGGAAAGGTGTGATTGTTGGAAATGATCAGGATGGGGATGACTCTATCATAACAGCCCAT GTGCCTTTGAACAATATGTTTGGTTACTCGACTGCTCTACGTTCAATGACGCAG GGGAAAGGGGAATTCACAATGGAATATAAAGAACATTCACCTGTTTCTCAGGATGTGCAAATGCAATTGGTAAACACCTACAAGGCCAGCAAGACAGCTGAATAG
- the LOC118036019 gene encoding potassium transporter 10, translated as MATGGKSNEEIDYKSRIWVLDQKLDQPMDAEAEKLRNKYEDKKFSRLLLMQLAFQSLGVVYGDLGTSPLYVFYNTFPDGIEDPEDLIGALSLIIYSLTLIPLLKYVFIVCRANDNGQGGTFALYSLLCRHAKVKTIPNQDHTDEQLTTYSRSTFNDKSFAGKTKRWLEEHPFRKNALLVLVLVGSSMVIGDGILTPAISVLSAVQGIKLDHPKMSSDVVVLVAVVILVGLFSMQHHGLDRVSWLFAPIVLLWFLLIGGIGLFNIWKYDTGVLKAISPVYIYRYFRRGGRDSWLSLGGIMLSITGTEALFADLSHFPVPSIQIAFTTVVFPCLLFAYSGQAAYLMKNTSHVADAFYSSIPDSIYWPVLLVATAAAVVASQATICATFSLIKQALALDCFPRVKIVHTSKRFLNHIYIPDINWILMILCVSVTAGFKNQSQIGNASGTAVVIVMLVTTLLMILVMLLIWRCHWILVLIFTGLSLVVEITYFSSVLCKVNQGGWVPLVIALAFFIIMYVWHYGTKKRYEFEVHSKVSLAWILGLGPSLGLVRVPGIGLVYTELARGVPHIFSHFITNLPAIHSVVVFVCVKFLPVHTVPEGERFLVRRIGPINFRMFRCVVRYGYKDLHKRDESFEKKLFEVLHTFVRLESMMDGCSDSDDYSICDQETEQPNDVPLNHPSNTLPLNMDGTISSGDSIVSLNDHMHNNTAIESSGLLSNPAEVNELEFLGVCRDAGVVHILGNTEILARRDSKFFKKIAIDHIYAFLRKICRKNSAALNVPHESLLNVGQVIHV; from the exons ATGGCTACTGGAGGAAAGAGTAATGAAGAAATTGATTATAAAAGTAGAATCTGGGTTTTGGATCAGAAGCTTGATCAACCCATGGACGCAGAAGCTGAGAAGCTTAGGAACAAGTATGAGGATAAG AAATTCTCTCGATTACTGCTTATGCAGCTTGCTTTCCAAAGCCTTGGAGTGGTCTATGGAGATTTAGGCACGTCTCCTTTGTATGTCTTCTACAATACATTCCCAGATGGAATTGAAGATCCAGAGGATTTAATTGGAGCTCTATCATTGATCATATATTCCCTTACTCTTATCCCGCTCCTGAAGTATGTTTTCATTGTTTGTAGAGCAAATGACAATGGCCAAG GTGGGACATTTGCTCTTTATTCGCTACTATGTCGACATGCAAAAGTGAAGACTATCCCTAATCAAGATCATACAGATGAGCAGCTAACTACTTATAGTCGTTCTACATTCAATGACAAATCTTTTGCTGGAAAGACCAAGAGATGGTTGGAGGAACATCCCTTCAGGAAGAATGcgcttcttgttcttgttcttgttggCTCTTCCATGGTAATTGGTGATGGGATTCTTACACCAGCTATATCAG TGCTGTCTGCTGTTCAAGGAATCAAGTTAGACCACCCCAAGATGAGTAGTG ATGTAGTCGTGCTTGTTGCTGTTGTCATATTAGTAGGCTTGTTCAGCATGCAACACCATGGCTTGGATAGGGTTAGTTGGCTCTTTGCACCAATTGTGCTCCTTTGGTTTCTCTTGATTGGAGGAATTGGCTTATTCAACATTTGGAAATATGATACGGGTGTTCTGAAAGCCATTTCACCGGTGTACATATATCGTTATTTCAGAAGGGGAGGGAGAGACAGTTGGCTGTCCCTCGGAGGTATCATGCTTAGCATAACAG GAACCGAGGCCCTCTTTGCCGACCTATCTCATTTTCCTGTACCGTCTATACAGATTGCTTTCACAACAGTTGTTTTTCCCTGCCTACTTTTTGCCTATTCTGGACAAGCTGCCTACCTCATGAAGAACACAAGTCATGTAGCTGATGCATTTTACAGCTCTATTCCAG ATAGCATTTATTGGCCAGTACTTCTAGTTGCAACTGCAGCTGCTGTTGTTGCAAGCCAAGCCACCATATGTGCAACTTTTTCATTAATCAAGCAGGCCCTTGCACTTGATTGTTTTCCAAGGGTTAAAATTGTACATACATCAAAAAGGTTTCTAAACCACATATATATTCCAGACATTAATTGGATCCTTATGATTCTCTGTGTTAGTGTGACAGCTGGTTTTAAGAATcaaagccaaattggaaatgCTTCTG GGACTGCAGTCGTCATAGTCATGCTGGTGACCACATTGCTAATGATTCTAGTCATGCTATTAATATGGCGTTGCCATTGGATTCTTGTCCTGATATTCACGGGTTTATCACTGGTAGTGGAGATTACTTACTTTTCTTCTGTGCTCTGTAAGGTCAATCAAGGTGGTTGGGTTCCTCTTGTGATCGCCTTAgcattttttatcatcatgTATGTGTGGCATTATGGTACCAAGAAACGTTATGAGTTTGAGGTGCACAGTAAGGTTTCATTGGCATGGATTCTTGGGCTTGGTCCCAGTTTAGGACTAGTTCGTGTCCCTGGAATCGGACTTGTATACACTGAACTAGCAAGAGGAGTGCCACACATTTTTTCCCATTTCATCACAAACCTACCCGCCATCCATTCAGTAGTTGTATTTGTCTGTGTGAAGTTCCTTCCTGTCCACACAGTTCCTGAAGGAGAGAGATTCCTTGTGAGGCGAATAGGACCCATTAATTTCCGTATGTTCCGTTGTGTTGTAAGATATGGGTATAAAGACCTCCATAAAAGAGATGAAAGTTTTGAGAAGAAACTCTTTGAAGTTCTCCACACATTTGTCCGGCTTGAGTCCATGATGGACGGGTGTTCAGACTCGGACGACTACAGTATATGTGACCAGGAAACTGAGCAGCCGAATGATGTTCCTCTGAATCACCCCAGCAACACACTGCCATTGAACATGGATGGAACGATTTCATCAGGAGATTCAATCGTGTCTCTTAATGACCATATGCATAATAACACTGCCATCGAATCTTCTGGTCTTCTAAGCAACCCAGCTGAGGTAAATGAGTTAGAATTTTTGGGTGTCTGTAGAGATGCCGGTGTTGTGCACATCCTGGGGAATACAGAGATTCTGGCACGCAGGGATTCAAAGTTCTTTAAGAAAATAGCAATCGATCATATATATGCTTTTCTTAGGAAGATATGCAGAAAGAACAGTGCAGCTCTCAATGTTCCTCATGAAAGTCTCTTAAATGTAGGACAAGTCATTCATGTATAG